A genomic window from Glycine max cultivar Williams 82 chromosome 17, Glycine_max_v4.0, whole genome shotgun sequence includes:
- the LOC121173876 gene encoding uncharacterized protein gives MGFIYEAMDRAKEAIQRAFNNNEGKYKDILAIIDKRWDCQLHHPLHAAGCYLNPKFFYTNPNIDNDNEVVDDLYKCIDRLSEDDNFVVKVHKQFLVYKRAGERFGMTVAMKARIEISPGKTPHLQTIAIKVLSLTCSSLGCEHNWSTFEHIHSKKRSRLEHEKLQDLVYVKYNQALLDHFECHDVIDPIALNDIDDNNEWLLGELEGEEDGNDLVFDDDDDDLNWLHVVEATWAGEPLQNTRSQTKINKAAVAPAPTNEKVKKVVEVKEENEDEGGEEYNSNASESDGFQEHNDLILKRMKILISNLVLRNLYLSI, from the exons ATGGGTTTCATTTATGAAGCAATGGATAGGGCCAAAGAGGCAATTCAGAGAGCTTTCAATAACAATGAAGGGAAGTATAAGGATATCCTTGCAATCATTGATAAAAGATGGGATTGCCAACTTCACCACCCTTTGCATGCAGCGGGTTGTTATCTAAATCCGAAGTTCTTTTACACCAATCCAAACATTGACAATGATAATGAAGTGGTGGATGACCTTTACAAATGTATTGATAGACTTAGTGAAGATgataattttgtagttaaagTTCACAAACAATTTCTAGTGTATAAAAGGGCTGGAGAGAGGTTTGGTATGACTGTAGCAATGAAAGCAAGGATTGAAATATCTCCTG GAAAAACACCACACTTGCAAACCATTGCCATTAAAGTTCTAAGTTTGACTTGTAGCTCATTGGGATGTGAGCATAATTGGAGTACCTTTGAGCAT ATTCACTCAAAGAAGAGAAGTAGGCTTGAGCACGAAAAGCTTCAAGACTTGGTTTATGTTAAGTATAACCAAGCTCTTCTAGATCACTTTGAGTGTCATGATGTGATTGATCCTATTGCTTTAAATGAtattgatgataacaatgagtGGTTATTGGGAGAAttggaaggagaagaagatggtAATGATTTggtttttgatgatgatgatgatgatttgaaTTGGTTACATGTTGTTGAGGCAACTTGGGCTGGTGAACCTTTACAAAACACAAGGAGCCAAACAAAGATAAACAAGGCAGCAGTTGCACCTGCACctacaaatgaaaaagtaaaaaaagtggTGGAAGTGAAAGAAGAGAATGAAGATGAGGGGGGAGAAGAGTACAATTCTAATGCTAGTGAGAGTGATGGATTTCAAGAACATAATGACTTGATCTTGAAAAGGATGAAGATTCTGATTAGTAATTTAGTATTAAGGAACTTATATTTgtctatttaa